In Merismopedia glauca CCAP 1448/3, the following proteins share a genomic window:
- a CDS encoding phosphotransferase family protein, with amino-acid sequence MVLLSNIIVSDPFNSSADPKMPFLAEAIAPMQVQRYLAQALGDRLEGIELQGIQVMRHKMGRRCGIAYNIKARKSDSSKYMAIIGKVRAKGLDYPSYELQRSLWNAGFGDRSSDGISVPEVLGAIPRWEMWLQTKIPGSVATDLLAGADGVALAIKIAESAHKLHQGGFVPHRCHTMTDELKILRDRLPKVGQVYPNWAKRIAVILDKCDRLGAKTPEFEPCGIHRDFYGDQVIVNGDRLYLIDLDLYCLGNPALDIGNFIAHITEYSLRVLGNPDALSDRESAMTERFVEFHGAGMRLAIESYTTLTLVRHIYISTQISDRRPFTKALLELCEQRLS; translated from the coding sequence ATGGTTCTACTATCAAACATTATCGTTAGCGATCCTTTTAACAGTAGCGCCGATCCGAAGATGCCTTTCCTAGCAGAAGCGATCGCTCCGATGCAGGTGCAAAGGTACTTGGCTCAAGCTTTGGGCGATCGGCTTGAGGGGATCGAACTTCAAGGAATTCAGGTCATGCGCCACAAAATGGGACGACGTTGTGGGATTGCTTACAATATTAAGGCTAGAAAGTCTGATTCATCTAAATATATGGCTATTATTGGCAAAGTTAGGGCTAAAGGACTCGATTACCCCAGCTACGAACTCCAGCGATCGCTCTGGAATGCAGGATTTGGCGATCGTAGTTCAGATGGAATTTCTGTTCCTGAAGTGCTGGGTGCGATTCCTAGATGGGAAATGTGGTTGCAGACAAAAATCCCTGGAAGCGTTGCTACCGATTTATTGGCTGGGGCGGATGGCGTGGCTTTAGCGATTAAAATAGCTGAATCAGCCCATAAACTTCATCAAGGTGGTTTTGTACCCCATCGCTGCCACACAATGACTGATGAACTCAAGATTTTGCGCGATCGCCTACCCAAGGTAGGGCAAGTATATCCCAATTGGGCAAAGAGAATTGCAGTAATTTTAGACAAGTGCGATCGCCTCGGTGCCAAAACTCCAGAATTCGAGCCTTGCGGGATTCACAGGGATTTCTATGGCGATCAAGTTATTGTCAATGGCGATCGCCTTTACCTAATCGATCTCGATCTTTACTGTCTTGGGAATCCTGCTTTAGATATCGGCAATTTTATCGCCCATATCACCGAATACAGTCTGCGAGTTTTGGGAAATCCCGATGCTTTAAGCGATCGCGAATCTGCAATGACAGAAAGATTCGTGGAGTTTCACGGTGCGGGGATGCGCTTGGCAATAGAATCTTACACAACGTTGACTTTAGTACGACATATTTACATCAGCACCCAAATCAGCGATCGCCGTCCTTTTACTAAAGCGCTGCTAGAACTTTGCGAACAGCGTTTGAGTTAA